Sequence from the [Bacteroides] pectinophilus genome:
ATATGCATTGTGGTTATTACTGAACGCTCATTTATCAGTGCAGTAAGAAGGAAGGGCGGAAGAGCCCTTATGACTGCGAAGGATGATTATGAGTACTATCGTGAACATTCAAGAGATTACAGGCAGCGTCATGAAGAGGATATTGAACGCGAGGATGAAGAGTACCGCGAGCGTACACAAAAAAAGCGTCAGGAACGTGAGCTGAAGGCTCAGGAGCGCCGCGAAGCAGCCAAGGCAGCCCAGGAGGAAGCACAGAAGAAAAAGCGTACCAATAATAAGGTAAGCGGTGTTGTCCTCAATAATGAGCTGTTTAACCCGCAACAGACACATGAGATGCCGGAACAGCTTCCTGACCTTGAAGAGATAACTCTTGAGCCTAACAATGAATCCGGCATGTTTGATATACAGGATGAATATTCTAAGGATATATTTGATCCGTCTGACAAACACGATACACAGACAGCATCCGGTAATGATATACCGAGGACTCCGGCATCAGACATTAATGAGATAAATGCCGATATAATGCCAAGACCATCCCAAAAGGATGAAGATATACATAGTGCAAAGACAGCGGACGCTGTTAATGGCTGCAATGACGCAGCAGCGCATGTCAATACGGACAGAACCGGCCGTGATGTAAAAAAAGCACAGCCAAAGCAGGGAGAGCCGGGAGAATCAAAAGGATACAGATTCCCGCCTATAGAGCTCCTTAATAAAAATACATCCAGGGCAAACAGTAATATAGCGCAGGAGAATAAAAAGACTGCAATGAAGCTTCAGCAGACTCTTCAGAACTTCGGCGTGAGAGTTACCATTACCGATATAAGCTGCGGGCCTTCGGTAACGCGCTATGAGCTGCAGCCGGAGCAGGGAACCAAGGTAGCCAAGATAGTGTCACTGTCTGACGATATCAAGCTCAATCTCGCAGCGGCAGACATAAGAATAGAGGCGCCTATCCCCGGCAAAGCTGCGATCGGAATAGAGGTTCCCAATAAGGAGACCACAGGCGTTACGCTGCGCGAACTGCTTGAATCACCGGAATTTAAGAATCATCCTTCATCAATTGCATTTGCGGCAGGCAAGGACATAGGTGGTAAGACAATAGTTGCGGATATAGCAAAAATGCCGCATCTTCTTATTGCCGGTGCCACAGGCTCAGGTAAATCAGTCTGCATTAATACGATAATCATGAGTATATTATATAAAGCGGCACCTGATGAGGTTAAGCTTATAATGGTTGATCCGAAGGTGGTAGAGCTTAGCGTATATAATGGAATACCGCATCTTATGATTCCGGTTGTTACAGATCCTAAGAAGGCATCATCTGCACTCAACTGGGCTGTTGCTGAGATGACAACAAGATATAAGAAGTTTGCAGACTTTAATGTAAGGGATCTTAAGGGCTATAATGAAAAGCTGGAGTCGATGGAAGTTCCTGAGGACGGCGTGAAACCTGACAAGATGCCACAGATAGTTATCATCATAGATGAGCTTGCAGACCTTATGATGGTAGCACCGGGAGAGGTTGAGGATGCAATATGCCGTCTTGCACAGCTTGCAAGAGCCGCAGGCATTCATCTTGTTATAGCAACGCAGAGACCTTCCGTTAATGTAATTACAGGCCTTATTAAGGCCAATGTTCCGTCACGAATTGCATTTTCAGTGTCATCCGGTGTTGATTCAAGAACTATTATAGACATGAACGGAGCGGAGAAGCTTCTCGGCAAAGGTGATATGCTTTTCTATCCGTCAGGATATCCGAAGCCTGTCAGAGTTCAGGGTGCATTTGTGTCTGATAAGGAAGTCAGCGCGGTCGTAGATTTCCTGAAAGATAACTGCACAGCTCCTTCGGCATACGACGAGGAGGTTACCAATCAGATTAATACCGGAAGTGTAAATCTGAATGCATCTGCTTCTGATGATGACAGAGATGAATATTTTGTGGAAGCAGGTAAGTTTATAATAGATAAAGAAAAAGCTTCTATTGGAATGCTTCAGAGATATTTTAAGATTGGATTCAACAGGGCTGCAAGGATAATGGATCAGCTCTGTGATGCCGGTGTGGTAGGCCCTGAGGAAGGTACCAAGCCACGCAAGATTCTTATGAAGACTGAAGAATTTGAAGAATACCTTAAAAAACAACAATAAAGGAGAAATCAATCATGAAAACAGATATTCAAATTGCACAGGAAGCTTGCATGCTGCCTATCAAAGAGGTGGCAGCGAAGATAGGAATGACTGAAGATGACCTTGAACTCTACGGTAAGTATAAGGCTAAGATATCAGATGATTTTATTGACAAATGTAAAGATAACAAAGATGCAAAGCTTGTTCTGGTAACCGCAATCAACCCTACACCTGCCGGAGAAGGCAAGACTACTGTAAGCATAGGGCTTACACAGGGGCTTTGCAGGCTTGGAAGGAAAGCTATTGTAGCACTCAGAGAGCCTTCTTTGGGACCCTGCTTTGGTATAAAAGGCGGTGCCGCAGGAGGCGGATATTCACAGGTTGTTCCGATGGAGGACCTTAACCTGCATTTTACGGGAGATTTTCATGCAATAACTTCAGCTAATAATCTCCTTGCAGCTATGCTTGACAACCATATGCATCAGGGTAATGCGCTACATATAGATCCTAAGAGAATTGTATGGAAAAGATGCATAGATATGAATGACAGAGCACTCCGCAATATAGTAATCGGTATGGGTGCCAGGGCGGACGGAGTTGTACGCGAAGATCATTTTATAATTACTGTTGCGTCAGAGATTATGGCAATTCTCTGTCTTGCTGATGATATGGCAGACTTAAAGGACAGACTTGGCAAGATTATTGTTGCATATGATTATGACAATAATCCTGTTACAGCCGATGATCTTCATGCTACAGGCGCAATGGCAGCACTTCTTAAAGATGCAATTAAGCCGAATCTTGTGCAGACACTTGAGAATACTCCTGCAATAGTACATGGCGGGCCGTTTGCCAATATTGCACACGGCTGCAACAGCGTAAGAGCAACCAAGACAGCAATGAAGATGGCGGATATTGTAGTTACAGAGGCAGGCTTTGGAGCTGACCTCGGAGCTGAGAAGTTTCTTGACATAAAGTGCAGGCTTGCAGGACTTAAGCCGGATGCAATTGTTATCGTTGCGACTGTAAGGGCACTTAAGTATAACGGAGGAGTCCCAAAGGATCAGCTTTCAGAGGAGAATATGGAGGCACTCCGTAAGGGTATTGCCAATCTTGATAAGCACATTGAGAATATGCATAAGTATAACGTGCCGGTTGTAGTTACACTTAATTCATTTATTACCGACACGGAAGAAGAATACGATTTCATCAGAAAACACTGTGAGGAGCTTGGATGTGAATTCGCACTCTCCAAGGTATGGGCTGAAGGCGGCAGAGGAGGAGAGGAGCTTGCACAGAAAGTCCTTTCTACACTTGAGAATAAGCCTTCGGAATATAAGCCTCTCTACGAGGATGAACTGTCACTTGAAGAAAAAATTGAGAAGGTCGCAAAGGAAATATACGGTGCCGGAAGTGTAAGCTATTCGGCAGCCGCAAAGAAGCAGCTTGCAAGAATTACAGAGCTTGGCTTCGGAAGCTTTCCTGTATGTATGGCAAAGACACAGTATTCACTGTCTGATAATGCCAGACTCCTCGGAAGACCGGAAGGTTTTGAGGTTAATGTAAGAGAGGTATATGTGAATGCCGGAGCAGGCTTTGTTGTTGTACTTCTCGGTACAGTGCTTACAATGCCGGGACTTCCAAGAGTTCCTGCAGCCGAGAATGTAGATTATGACATTGAAGCAGGCAGGATTACGGGGTTGTTCTGATACAGCGCTGAGCCTGGCAGTTTTGGATATGTAATACAGATTTTCTATCAGGGATGGGAGAAGCCATGAAGATTTCAAATATCATAGAAAAGATAAATGCATCGGTTATCAGCGGAAGCTGTGACGCGGACGTAACAGGCCTTACATCGGATTCGCGTAAGGTAACGGCCGGAGGTGCATTTGTATGTATAATGGGTGCCGTAAGCAACGGACATACATATATTCAGGATGTAATCGGCAGGGGTGCCGGACTTATAGTAG
This genomic interval carries:
- a CDS encoding formate--tetrahydrofolate ligase is translated as MKTDIQIAQEACMLPIKEVAAKIGMTEDDLELYGKYKAKISDDFIDKCKDNKDAKLVLVTAINPTPAGEGKTTVSIGLTQGLCRLGRKAIVALREPSLGPCFGIKGGAAGGGYSQVVPMEDLNLHFTGDFHAITSANNLLAAMLDNHMHQGNALHIDPKRIVWKRCIDMNDRALRNIVIGMGARADGVVREDHFIITVASEIMAILCLADDMADLKDRLGKIIVAYDYDNNPVTADDLHATGAMAALLKDAIKPNLVQTLENTPAIVHGGPFANIAHGCNSVRATKTAMKMADIVVTEAGFGADLGAEKFLDIKCRLAGLKPDAIVIVATVRALKYNGGVPKDQLSEENMEALRKGIANLDKHIENMHKYNVPVVVTLNSFITDTEEEYDFIRKHCEELGCEFALSKVWAEGGRGGEELAQKVLSTLENKPSEYKPLYEDELSLEEKIEKVAKEIYGAGSVSYSAAAKKQLARITELGFGSFPVCMAKTQYSLSDNARLLGRPEGFEVNVREVYVNAGAGFVVVLLGTVLTMPGLPRVPAAENVDYDIEAGRITGLF
- a CDS encoding DNA translocase FtsK, with amino-acid sequence MASPKAAKSGNRKTSSKPASGGKSQTGTRRSKKSTKKNGIDTALQDEIFLLVVIAFAAILILSSFNLAGSFGEIVNGFMFGMVGVVEYVLPIVIVAVIFVIMANRQLAVVRIKSAAAFVLLMLISAFAQKISGRPQISSPAGEFYSYSAQYKSGGGIIGGLICKALSPLGTAGTVVVLLIMMIICIVVITERSFISAVRRKGGRALMTAKDDYEYYREHSRDYRQRHEEDIEREDEEYRERTQKKRQERELKAQERREAAKAAQEEAQKKKRTNNKVSGVVLNNELFNPQQTHEMPEQLPDLEEITLEPNNESGMFDIQDEYSKDIFDPSDKHDTQTASGNDIPRTPASDINEINADIMPRPSQKDEDIHSAKTADAVNGCNDAAAHVNTDRTGRDVKKAQPKQGEPGESKGYRFPPIELLNKNTSRANSNIAQENKKTAMKLQQTLQNFGVRVTITDISCGPSVTRYELQPEQGTKVAKIVSLSDDIKLNLAAADIRIEAPIPGKAAIGIEVPNKETTGVTLRELLESPEFKNHPSSIAFAAGKDIGGKTIVADIAKMPHLLIAGATGSGKSVCINTIIMSILYKAAPDEVKLIMVDPKVVELSVYNGIPHLMIPVVTDPKKASSALNWAVAEMTTRYKKFADFNVRDLKGYNEKLESMEVPEDGVKPDKMPQIVIIIDELADLMMVAPGEVEDAICRLAQLARAAGIHLVIATQRPSVNVITGLIKANVPSRIAFSVSSGVDSRTIIDMNGAEKLLGKGDMLFYPSGYPKPVRVQGAFVSDKEVSAVVDFLKDNCTAPSAYDEEVTNQINTGSVNLNASASDDDRDEYFVEAGKFIIDKEKASIGMLQRYFKIGFNRAARIMDQLCDAGVVGPEEGTKPRKILMKTEEFEEYLKKQQ